A genomic stretch from Bosea sp. F3-2 includes:
- a CDS encoding class I SAM-dependent methyltransferase: MTAITALRQIAPEPAPENTPVGPKLDWLLAALQTNRFMPHPPLDSIFVGDGDYRAIGAEFLGHFIRIGGLKPHERVFDIGCGIGRMAIPLTQYLDSEHGSYDGVDPVMEGILWCAQTITPAYPRFRFQRLDIAHPLYNPQGSLPGIEVRFGFANGSFDFVTMISVATHLPPDELVVYLQEASRLLAPGGRLFLTAFAIDGAATGQERLSFKRWQDGPGWYAIDEAPLAAAGIDTSFLLEQAAQAGLAVEPLRPGHWRGISAAHYQDVLIATKPGNRR, translated from the coding sequence ATGACGGCTATCACAGCCCTGAGACAGATCGCGCCGGAACCGGCGCCCGAGAACACCCCTGTCGGGCCGAAGCTCGACTGGCTGCTGGCTGCGCTGCAGACCAACCGGTTCATGCCGCACCCGCCACTGGACTCGATCTTTGTCGGCGATGGCGACTACCGCGCGATCGGCGCCGAGTTCCTCGGCCACTTCATCCGGATCGGCGGCTTGAAGCCGCATGAGCGCGTCTTCGACATCGGCTGCGGCATCGGCCGCATGGCCATTCCGCTGACGCAATATCTCGACTCCGAGCACGGCAGCTATGACGGCGTCGACCCGGTGATGGAGGGCATCCTCTGGTGCGCCCAGACGATCACCCCGGCCTATCCGCGTTTCCGCTTCCAGCGCCTCGACATCGCCCATCCGCTCTACAATCCGCAAGGCTCGCTGCCCGGCATCGAGGTCCGCTTCGGCTTCGCCAATGGCAGCTTCGATTTCGTGACGATGATCTCCGTCGCCACGCATCTGCCGCCTGACGAGCTCGTCGTCTATCTGCAGGAAGCCTCCCGGCTTCTGGCGCCCGGTGGCCGGCTCTTCCTCACCGCCTTCGCGATCGATGGCGCCGCCACGGGCCAGGAGCGCCTGTCGTTCAAGCGCTGGCAGGATGGCCCGGGCTGGTATGCCATCGACGAGGCGCCGCTCGCCGCCGCCGGCATTGATACGAGCTTCCTCCTGGAGCAGGCGGCACAGGCCGGTCTCGCCGTCGAGCCGCTGCGCCCGGGCCATTGGCGCGGCATCAGCGCAGCACATTATCAGGACGTGCTGATCGCGACGAAGCCGGGTAACCGCCGATGA
- a CDS encoding calcium-binding protein: MATIEGSAFDDFLIGSRFSDVILAGAGHDIVHGGDQVDSLFGEEGNDLLFGDGGNDALFGGEGDDTLFGGLGDDVLSGDEGNDSLFGGEGDDTLIGGAGDDILRGNAGNDVLIGGEGNDILQGGPGDDILQGGAGNDVLQGGQGADILYGGAGDDVLQGGAGDDMLFGGAGNDTLHGGAGSDVFVFAGGGGNDVVLDFHAGSDMLQIAQDINGTGVASAEDVAARATTVGGNTVIDLGNGDTLTLVGVNAEDVQADPHSYFSVA, translated from the coding sequence ATGGCGACGATCGAAGGAAGTGCATTCGACGACTTTTTGATTGGGAGTCGCTTCAGCGACGTAATTCTGGCCGGTGCTGGCCATGACATCGTCCATGGCGGCGATCAGGTCGACTCGCTCTTCGGCGAGGAAGGCAATGACCTACTCTTCGGTGATGGTGGCAATGATGCCCTGTTCGGCGGCGAGGGCGACGACACCCTCTTCGGCGGGCTCGGTGACGACGTCCTCTCCGGCGACGAAGGGAATGACTCCCTGTTCGGCGGCGAAGGCGACGATACGCTCATCGGCGGGGCCGGCGACGACATCCTGCGCGGCAATGCCGGCAACGATGTGCTGATCGGCGGCGAAGGCAACGACATCCTGCAAGGCGGACCTGGCGACGACATCCTTCAGGGTGGCGCCGGCAACGACGTCCTGCAGGGCGGCCAGGGCGCCGATATCCTCTATGGCGGCGCCGGTGACGACGTCCTGCAGGGCGGCGCTGGTGACGACATGCTGTTCGGCGGCGCCGGCAACGACACTCTGCACGGCGGCGCCGGCAGCGACGTCTTCGTCTTCGCCGGCGGTGGCGGCAACGACGTCGTCCTCGATTTCCATGCCGGCTCGGACATGCTGCAGATCGCGCAGGACATCAACGGCACGGGCGTGGCTTCGGCCGAGGACGTGGCGGCGCGCGCGACCACGGTCGGCGGCAACACCGTCATCGATCTCGGCAATGGCGACACCCTGACCCTCGTCGGCGTGAACGCCGAGGACGTGCAGGCCGATCCGCACTCCTACTTCTCGGTCGCCTGA
- a CDS encoding glycosyltransferase family 2 protein produces MLSLAPAPVAVTPPAQLELHRLGGSVFLLCWTLEASPFGKPSIALTGGGRRLAAASVSLGLRDGRERLAIAFRSSGHDSIVATLSDQGPQGDVTASFDPALVHGLADPTEILKDLTPQARLTLANALVRAWPPLFGLSSIPNYLSFLRQLLLTMFAKPAAMQPTAALVEGQWLFETFVPADFGALRTASRLDGAGLTRLALKSRIGAADRTGKRELHLVMEEPPVRGGGLLILQSDRSLVVRALPGRQVAPSLGRWWAGKAASRDGLRNWVVEQLAGLSEQGRLLAVEMQRRVPLAIQHVRRNDDLPAAELDLAVCNRAGLLIGGWLRDPDDLLEEVLLHRGAGEPIAMLSRLQRFPVRLPTGAEGETRAATGFAAFASDYAGGAPVLQPRCEIKLKSGTTLTLRPAVQPADAATIRARTLAAIPPQYLTATMLEETLAPILAACQDELSESRPEPTVKEFGQTWGRPKASVVIPLYRVYDFLRVQVAAFAGDPWFVENAELIYVLDSPEHEAEVAHLLGGLHLAYGLPMRLVAMRRNGGFSAACNAGTRQARGEALALVNSDVIPSRNGWLAALIAKLDRRRKVGAVGPKLLYDDGSLQHAGLYFKRDSKGVWLNHHYFKGMPSSYAPANIERPVPGVTGACIVIARELFDELGGFDESYVIGDYEDSDLCLKVRRAGFGILYAPDTALYHLERQSISKSSDYTRGAASQHNAWLQTRRWDAQIDALMQAFETSAAEPALQEPAPSEPNLVPRFSFRRATAA; encoded by the coding sequence ATGCTTTCACTTGCGCCCGCCCCTGTTGCGGTGACACCCCCGGCCCAGCTCGAACTCCATCGCCTCGGCGGCTCGGTCTTCCTGCTCTGCTGGACGCTCGAGGCTTCGCCCTTCGGCAAGCCGTCGATCGCGCTGACGGGAGGAGGCCGGCGCCTCGCGGCCGCATCGGTTTCGCTCGGCCTGCGTGACGGTCGCGAGCGGCTTGCAATCGCCTTCCGCTCCTCCGGCCACGACAGCATCGTCGCGACCCTTTCGGATCAGGGCCCGCAGGGTGACGTGACCGCCTCGTTCGACCCCGCGCTCGTCCATGGCCTCGCTGATCCCACAGAGATCCTGAAGGATCTCACGCCGCAAGCCCGGCTGACGCTGGCCAATGCGCTCGTGCGGGCCTGGCCGCCGCTGTTCGGCCTCTCCTCGATTCCCAACTACCTGTCCTTTCTGCGCCAGCTTCTGCTGACCATGTTCGCGAAGCCGGCCGCGATGCAGCCCACTGCGGCGCTGGTCGAAGGCCAATGGCTATTCGAGACCTTCGTGCCCGCCGATTTCGGCGCGTTGCGCACGGCGTCTCGCCTCGATGGCGCCGGCCTCACCCGCCTGGCTCTGAAGTCGCGCATCGGCGCCGCCGATCGCACCGGCAAGCGCGAGCTGCACCTCGTCATGGAGGAGCCGCCCGTTCGCGGCGGCGGATTGCTGATCCTTCAAAGCGATCGCTCCCTGGTCGTTCGCGCGCTGCCCGGTCGTCAGGTAGCGCCCTCGCTCGGTCGCTGGTGGGCCGGGAAGGCAGCGAGCCGCGACGGCCTGCGCAATTGGGTCGTCGAGCAGCTTGCCGGCCTGTCCGAGCAGGGGCGGCTGCTGGCGGTCGAGATGCAGCGGCGGGTTCCGCTGGCCATCCAGCACGTTCGCCGGAACGACGACCTCCCCGCTGCCGAGCTCGACCTTGCAGTCTGCAATCGCGCCGGCTTGCTGATCGGCGGCTGGCTGCGCGATCCCGACGATCTCCTGGAGGAGGTGCTGTTGCATCGCGGCGCCGGTGAACCGATCGCCATGCTCTCCCGCCTCCAGCGCTTCCCCGTGCGGCTGCCGACCGGTGCGGAAGGCGAAACGCGCGCCGCTACGGGCTTCGCCGCCTTCGCCTCAGACTACGCTGGCGGCGCGCCGGTGCTGCAGCCCCGCTGCGAGATCAAGCTGAAGTCCGGGACGACGCTGACGCTGCGCCCGGCGGTCCAGCCGGCCGACGCTGCGACGATCCGCGCCCGGACCCTCGCAGCGATCCCGCCGCAATATCTGACGGCCACAATGCTGGAGGAGACGCTCGCGCCGATCCTCGCCGCCTGTCAGGACGAATTGAGCGAAAGCCGTCCGGAACCCACCGTCAAGGAGTTTGGGCAGACTTGGGGCCGGCCGAAAGCCTCCGTGGTGATCCCGCTCTATCGCGTCTACGATTTCCTGCGCGTGCAGGTCGCCGCCTTCGCCGGTGATCCCTGGTTCGTCGAGAATGCCGAGCTGATCTATGTGCTCGATTCGCCCGAGCACGAGGCGGAAGTCGCGCATCTGCTCGGTGGGCTCCATCTCGCCTACGGCCTGCCGATGCGGCTCGTCGCGATGCGGCGCAATGGCGGCTTTTCGGCCGCCTGCAATGCCGGCACACGCCAGGCGCGCGGCGAGGCTCTGGCACTCGTCAATTCCGACGTGATCCCCAGTAGGAATGGCTGGCTGGCGGCGCTGATCGCCAAGCTCGACCGCCGCCGCAAGGTCGGGGCGGTCGGACCGAAGCTGCTCTACGATGACGGCTCGCTCCAGCATGCCGGGCTTTACTTCAAGCGCGACAGCAAAGGCGTCTGGCTCAACCATCATTACTTCAAGGGCATGCCGAGCAGCTATGCACCGGCCAATATCGAGCGCCCGGTGCCGGGCGTGACCGGCGCCTGCATCGTCATCGCGCGCGAGCTCTTCGACGAACTCGGCGGCTTCGACGAGAGCTATGTCATCGGCGACTACGAGGACAGCGACCTCTGCCTCAAGGTCCGGCGCGCCGGCTTCGGCATCCTCTATGCGCCGGATACGGCGCTCTATCACCTCGAGCGCCAGTCGATCTCCAAGAGCTCCGACTACACGCGCGGCGCCGCCTCCCAGCACAATGCCTGGCTCCAGACCCGGCGTTGGGACGCGCAGATCGATGCGCTGATGCAGGCCTTCGAGACCTCGGCGGCGGAGCCCGCGCTGCAAGAGCCCGCTCCGAGCGAGCCCAACCTTGTTCCCCGCTTCAGCTTCAGGAGAGCGACCGCGGCATGA
- a CDS encoding glycosyltransferase family 4 protein has product MTRRILVVAHNHPALHPGGTEIFAHDLAGAYREQGCEVLFLGATNAIHRQPHPGTALQSVGDDVVLWSGHFDRFHMSQIDHYGTLQDLATLLGEFRPDVIHVHHLVLIGAEFLTLARRLRPEATIVMTLHDYYPICHHDGLMVRPSDRQRCSGASPASCHGCFPEIGSDRFLLRERFIKTHLAAVDRFVAPSRFLRQRYADWGLPAEKIDVIANARPSQEPAAHRPGDGRRTSFGYFGNLNPWKGVLPLLQAAQLLRAAGEREFSLRIHGGAPFQSEAFTTALDAALAGTEGVVTHCGPYRREEVPALMAEVDWVVMPSIWWENAPLVIQEAFQHRRPLIVSNIGGMAEMVRDDVDGLHVRPGDPAALARTMRRAMDEYGLWQRLVDGIADQPSLAECAGRHLTLFDSLKLAEAA; this is encoded by the coding sequence ATGACCCGCCGCATCCTCGTCGTCGCGCACAACCATCCCGCGCTGCATCCGGGCGGCACCGAGATCTTCGCGCATGATCTCGCCGGCGCCTATCGCGAGCAGGGTTGCGAGGTGCTGTTCCTCGGCGCGACCAACGCGATCCATCGCCAGCCGCATCCCGGCACGGCGCTGCAATCCGTCGGCGACGACGTGGTGCTCTGGAGCGGCCATTTCGACCGCTTCCACATGAGTCAGATCGATCATTACGGCACGCTGCAGGATCTTGCGACGCTGCTCGGCGAGTTCCGGCCGGACGTGATCCATGTCCATCATCTCGTGCTGATCGGCGCCGAGTTCCTGACGCTGGCACGCCGGCTCCGGCCGGAAGCCACGATCGTGATGACGCTGCATGATTACTACCCGATCTGCCACCATGACGGGCTGATGGTGCGGCCCAGCGATCGCCAGCGCTGCTCGGGCGCCTCCCCTGCCAGCTGCCACGGCTGCTTCCCCGAGATCGGCTCCGATCGGTTCCTGCTGCGCGAGCGCTTCATCAAGACGCATCTCGCTGCCGTCGACCGCTTCGTCGCCCCGAGCCGCTTCCTGCGCCAGCGCTATGCCGATTGGGGTCTGCCGGCGGAGAAGATCGACGTCATCGCCAATGCCCGCCCGAGCCAGGAGCCGGCCGCACACCGGCCCGGCGACGGGCGCCGCACGAGCTTCGGCTATTTCGGCAATCTCAATCCCTGGAAAGGCGTTCTCCCGCTACTCCAGGCGGCGCAGCTGCTGCGCGCCGCCGGGGAACGGGAGTTCTCGCTGCGCATTCATGGCGGCGCGCCGTTCCAGAGCGAGGCCTTCACCACCGCTCTCGATGCGGCGCTTGCCGGCACCGAAGGCGTCGTCACCCATTGCGGTCCGTATCGCCGCGAGGAAGTACCGGCACTGATGGCCGAGGTCGACTGGGTCGTGATGCCCTCAATCTGGTGGGAGAACGCGCCCCTCGTCATCCAGGAGGCGTTCCAGCATCGCCGGCCGCTGATCGTCAGCAATATCGGCGGCATGGCCGAGATGGTCCGCGACGATGTCGACGGACTCCATGTCCGGCCAGGCGACCCGGCCGCACTCGCCCGCACGATGCGCCGGGCGATGGACGAGTACGGCCTCTGGCAGCGCCTCGTCGACGGCATTGCCGATCAGCCCTCGCTCGCCGAATGCGCCGGCCGTCACCTAACCCTCTTCGATAGCCTCAAGCTTGCGGAGGCCGCATGA
- a CDS encoding type I secretion system permease/ATPase, translated as MKAVMPAPDVLIRNLQRSFVGGLGYAAFLSLCVNLLLLTVPLFMMQVQDRVIVSHSYDTLTMLLVIAVGALTLYGTVEFIRSLTFQTMASIFARRLNLPALQAAVSSSLEQGSGQATQAIRDLNDIRFFIASSAIATPLEAAWSPIFLAVLFALHPVYGLVSLASLIILLLLGVLSDMLTRRILKEANEAGVASINEVGASLRHAETIEAMGMLPALSRRWRGQQLAMIEQLDMGTRRAKFIAALTRSIRMTMQLAVYATGAILIIRNEVTAGTLMAASILSGRLLAPFDSMITDSRQWVLAAAAWKRVRDLVLTRSSQRQTVPTPPCQGDLVVDRVVFAPPGSEQTVIKSVSFALEPGEVLGVVGPSGAGKSTLARLLVGVLKPNVGGVYLDGHSTFLWERGSFGAMVGYLPQSVSLLNGTIAENIARMREPDPHAILEAARIAGVHELIGRLPLGYDTNVADTGFTLSGGQRQRIGLARALYGSPRLIVLDEPNANLDAEGEQSLIRAIAAARESGAIVVLIAHRPSVMQVVDKLLVLREGRVQQFGPRAAIAGMITPSGRIEMEPPANTPATPTPIREVKA; from the coding sequence ATGAAGGCTGTGATGCCGGCACCTGACGTCCTTATCCGGAATCTCCAGCGCTCCTTCGTTGGCGGCCTCGGCTATGCGGCGTTCCTCAGCCTCTGCGTGAACCTGCTGCTGCTGACCGTTCCGCTGTTCATGATGCAGGTGCAGGACCGCGTCATCGTCAGCCACAGCTACGACACACTCACGATGCTCCTCGTCATCGCCGTCGGGGCCCTGACGCTGTACGGCACGGTCGAGTTCATCCGCTCCCTGACGTTCCAGACCATGGCCAGCATTTTTGCACGCCGGCTCAATCTGCCGGCGCTGCAGGCCGCCGTGAGCTCGTCGCTGGAGCAGGGCTCGGGACAGGCGACGCAGGCGATTCGCGACCTCAACGATATCCGCTTCTTCATTGCGAGTTCGGCGATCGCGACCCCGCTGGAAGCGGCCTGGTCGCCGATTTTCCTCGCGGTCCTCTTCGCATTGCATCCGGTCTACGGGCTGGTCAGCCTGGCCTCGCTGATCATCCTGCTGCTGCTCGGCGTATTGTCCGACATGCTCACCCGCCGGATCCTCAAGGAGGCGAACGAGGCGGGCGTCGCCAGCATCAACGAGGTCGGCGCGAGCCTGCGCCATGCCGAGACGATCGAGGCCATGGGCATGCTGCCGGCGCTCTCCCGGCGCTGGCGCGGCCAGCAGCTCGCGATGATCGAGCAGCTCGACATGGGCACCCGGCGCGCCAAGTTCATCGCCGCCCTGACACGCTCCATACGCATGACCATGCAGCTTGCCGTCTATGCAACCGGCGCAATCCTCATCATCCGCAACGAGGTCACCGCCGGAACGCTGATGGCCGCGAGCATCTTGTCCGGCCGACTGTTGGCGCCGTTTGATTCGATGATCACCGACTCGCGGCAATGGGTTCTGGCCGCTGCCGCCTGGAAGCGCGTGCGCGACCTCGTGCTGACGCGCAGCTCGCAGCGGCAGACGGTGCCGACTCCGCCCTGCCAGGGCGACCTCGTGGTCGATCGCGTCGTCTTCGCACCGCCGGGCTCGGAGCAGACCGTGATCAAGAGCGTCTCCTTCGCGCTTGAACCGGGCGAGGTGCTCGGCGTGGTCGGCCCTTCCGGCGCCGGCAAGTCGACGCTGGCACGGCTGCTCGTCGGCGTGCTCAAGCCCAATGTCGGCGGCGTCTATCTCGATGGCCACAGCACCTTCCTGTGGGAACGCGGCTCCTTCGGCGCGATGGTCGGCTATCTCCCGCAATCGGTCTCGTTGCTGAACGGCACGATCGCCGAAAACATCGCCCGCATGCGCGAGCCGGACCCTCACGCCATCCTGGAAGCCGCGCGCATCGCCGGGGTTCACGAGCTGATCGGCCGCCTGCCGCTCGGCTACGACACCAATGTCGCCGATACCGGCTTCACTCTCTCGGGCGGCCAGCGGCAGCGCATCGGTCTGGCACGGGCGCTCTACGGCTCGCCGCGCCTGATCGTGCTCGACGAGCCCAACGCCAACCTCGACGCCGAAGGCGAGCAGAGCCTGATTCGCGCCATTGCCGCGGCGCGCGAAAGCGGCGCCATCGTCGTGCTGATCGCGCATCGCCCCTCGGTGATGCAGGTCGTCGACAAGCTCCTCGTGCTGCGTGAGGGCCGCGTGCAGCAATTCGGCCCGCGCGCTGCCATCGCCGGCATGATCACGCCAAGTGGCCGGATCGAAATGGAGCCTCCCGCCAACACACCAGCCACACCGACCCCGATCCGTGAGGTGAAGGCATGA
- a CDS encoding glycosyltransferase family 4 protein, protein MRVLVISHGHPSLSLGGAEMASYNLHKGLQTGEGVDSHYLARVGAPTPRHAGTALMSLRQRGGELLYYAEDYDHFLISNRATEEIERDFVRVLHDLKPDVVHFHHFIGLGLECLFAVRDALPDTLIVVTFHEYLSICHHHGQMVKTGAFKLCYRASPTDCNACFPEISPARFLARETFIKGMLGLADHFVSPSRFLADRYVDWGLSEERFSVIENGIDVASTAPPRPLPEGKARRSRFAYFGQLTPYKGADVLIDAVTRIPDSVWDEDAILLVYGGNLERQPKAYQDKFAKLVESAGRRVRFCGAFQNHEMPNLMRSVDWVVMPSVWWENSPIVIQEAFFHGRPILASNLGGMAEKITDEVDGLHFRSGSPEDLVDCMVRALTEPKLWDRLRGGIKRPMSHRECAQTHLDLYRRLLAERSQPAPTRQDPAAMIA, encoded by the coding sequence ATGCGGGTTCTCGTCATATCGCACGGCCATCCGTCGCTTTCGCTCGGCGGGGCGGAGATGGCGTCCTACAACCTGCACAAGGGGCTGCAGACGGGCGAGGGTGTCGATTCCCATTACCTCGCCCGCGTCGGTGCACCGACCCCGCGCCATGCCGGCACCGCGCTGATGAGCCTGCGCCAGCGCGGCGGGGAACTGCTCTACTACGCCGAGGATTACGACCACTTCCTGATCTCCAACCGCGCGACGGAGGAGATCGAGCGCGACTTCGTGCGCGTTCTGCACGATCTGAAGCCGGATGTGGTGCATTTCCACCATTTCATCGGGCTCGGGCTCGAATGCCTGTTCGCGGTGCGCGACGCGCTGCCGGATACGCTGATCGTCGTGACTTTCCACGAATATCTCAGCATCTGCCATCACCACGGCCAGATGGTGAAGACCGGCGCCTTCAAGCTCTGCTACCGGGCCTCGCCGACCGACTGCAACGCCTGCTTCCCCGAGATCTCGCCGGCGCGCTTCCTGGCGCGCGAGACCTTCATCAAGGGCATGCTCGGCCTCGCCGACCATTTCGTCTCGCCGAGCCGCTTCCTCGCCGACCGCTATGTCGACTGGGGGCTCAGCGAGGAGCGCTTCTCGGTGATCGAGAACGGCATCGACGTGGCCAGCACCGCGCCGCCGCGTCCCCTGCCCGAGGGCAAGGCGCGGCGCTCCCGCTTCGCCTATTTCGGCCAGCTTACGCCCTATAAGGGTGCCGATGTGCTGATCGACGCAGTAACGCGCATCCCGGACTCCGTCTGGGACGAGGATGCGATCCTGCTGGTCTATGGCGGCAATCTTGAACGCCAGCCGAAAGCCTATCAGGACAAGTTCGCCAAGCTGGTCGAGAGCGCCGGCCGGCGCGTGCGCTTCTGCGGTGCCTTCCAGAACCACGAGATGCCGAACCTGATGCGCTCGGTCGACTGGGTGGTAATGCCCTCGGTCTGGTGGGAGAACTCACCCATCGTGATCCAGGAGGCGTTCTTCCACGGCCGCCCGATCCTGGCGAGCAATCTCGGCGGCATGGCCGAGAAGATCACCGACGAGGTCGACGGCCTGCATTTCCGCTCCGGCAGCCCGGAAGACCTTGTCGACTGCATGGTGCGCGCCCTGACCGAACCCAAGCTCTGGGACCGCCTGCGCGGGGGCATCAAGCGGCCGATGAGCCATCGCGAATGTGCACAGACGCATCTCGACCTCTATCGCCGCCTCCTGGCCGAACGCAGCCAGCCTGCGCCCACGCGGCAAGACCCCGCCGCGATGATCGCCTGA
- a CDS encoding HlyD family type I secretion periplasmic adaptor subunit: MTGRSLIKRPEQPLVVQIDAELQDERVPSLRSLVLAGAAAIGVGFGGFGAWAVTARLDNAAVANGVVAVDSKRKTVSHLEGGILKTLLKAEGERVTKDEPLLRLEDARARAELQQLQAKRIGLEAKLARLRAEQTSATDIAFPADIARMETPIAREVLRAEQTFFKSRSQVQDGKIHIQQRVIEQHQAEADALKAQIDATLQQRSLIDEEVRIMADLYEKRYAKRGQLVELQTKQSELVGRAGEFAARKAKAEQAVAGANLEILSISLERQNDIAREIQESQLMLSEVTERIVQAEDVLRRLVVISPQEGIVANIRMRTAGSVIAAGEAILDIVPEREPLIVEAKVDPRDIDAVRVGANTRVRLTAFNSRLLPPIQAKVTYVAPDQLIDEKTGAAYFIVRAEIDQESLRDYKVSLHAGMNAEVMIVNGARRAIDYLVSPFTDSFNRAFRED, translated from the coding sequence ATGACCGGACGTTCCCTGATCAAACGCCCTGAACAGCCCCTGGTCGTGCAGATCGATGCAGAGCTGCAGGATGAGCGCGTCCCGAGCCTGCGCAGCCTGGTCCTCGCCGGCGCTGCTGCGATCGGCGTCGGCTTCGGCGGTTTCGGCGCCTGGGCCGTCACTGCGCGGCTCGACAATGCCGCCGTCGCGAATGGCGTCGTCGCCGTCGACAGCAAGCGCAAGACGGTCAGCCACCTCGAAGGCGGCATCCTGAAGACCCTGCTGAAGGCAGAAGGTGAGCGCGTCACCAAGGACGAACCGCTGCTGCGGCTCGAGGACGCGCGCGCCCGCGCTGAATTGCAGCAATTGCAGGCCAAGCGCATCGGGCTGGAAGCAAAGCTCGCCCGCCTGCGCGCCGAACAGACGAGCGCGACCGATATCGCCTTCCCCGCCGACATTGCACGCATGGAAACGCCGATCGCACGTGAGGTGCTGCGGGCCGAGCAGACGTTCTTCAAGTCACGCAGCCAGGTCCAGGACGGCAAGATCCATATCCAGCAGCGCGTCATCGAGCAGCATCAGGCCGAAGCCGATGCACTGAAGGCCCAGATCGACGCCACCCTTCAGCAGCGCTCGCTCATCGACGAAGAGGTTCGGATCATGGCCGACCTCTACGAAAAGCGCTACGCCAAGCGCGGCCAGCTCGTCGAACTGCAGACCAAGCAGAGCGAACTCGTCGGCCGGGCGGGCGAGTTCGCCGCCCGCAAGGCCAAGGCCGAGCAGGCGGTGGCCGGGGCCAATCTGGAAATCCTTTCGATCAGTCTCGAACGGCAGAACGACATCGCGAGGGAGATCCAGGAATCCCAGCTCATGCTCTCCGAGGTCACCGAACGCATCGTGCAGGCCGAGGATGTGCTGCGCCGCCTGGTCGTGATCTCCCCGCAGGAGGGCATCGTCGCCAACATCCGGATGCGCACCGCTGGCAGCGTGATCGCCGCCGGCGAGGCGATCCTCGACATCGTGCCGGAACGCGAGCCGCTGATCGTGGAAGCGAAGGTCGATCCGCGCGACATCGATGCGGTCCGCGTCGGCGCCAACACACGCGTGCGCCTGACCGCCTTCAACTCCCGTCTGCTGCCGCCGATACAGGCGAAGGTGACCTATGTCGCGCCGGACCAGCTCATCGATGAGAAGACCGGCGCGGCCTACTTCATCGTGCGCGCCGAAATCGATCAGGAAAGCCTGCGCGACTACAAGGTTTCGCTGCATGCCGGCATGAACGCGGAGGTCATGATCGTCAATGGTGCGCGCCGGGCGATCGACTATCTGGTTTCGCCGTTCACCGACAGCTTCAACCGCGCCTTCCGCGAAGACTGA
- a CDS encoding polysaccharide pyruvyl transferase family protein: MARILVISPSGEVYDHDNVRWYRYADLQSHIDHYHNIGDAFVFDSSLKLLNFEKLDELPIAHVDPARIDRLNAEYDYVFLRGSNYIHAQMNWSKAAEVLRRLKLPVIAFGIGAQAPVSGKLELSEDTKTVLKLISDSTASLGVRGAYSAEVLNDLGIHNVRIIGCPTAFRNNSPDLAIRLPALDQVKNVGVTLRREVSKTYAQDIKRYLTFHRDLVKAMADRFEVTLMSQGEVEEKKLALGTPEQKEAAMASLRDNAWARDWYIDEQVSGLYQSRMFYSDIVAEYERLVRGLDLVLGYRLHGNLMALANGTPSIYFTYDSRTVEFADTFKIPSVDVFSGKDFRLEEYWDQARFDRFNTAYAQVYGQMRDFLVENRVDNKMVGRAAAEPQRKVA, translated from the coding sequence ATGGCCCGCATCCTCGTCATCAGCCCGTCGGGAGAGGTCTACGACCACGACAATGTGCGCTGGTATCGCTATGCCGACCTGCAGAGCCACATCGATCACTACCACAACATCGGCGACGCCTTCGTCTTCGATTCCTCGCTGAAGCTGCTCAACTTCGAGAAGCTCGACGAGTTGCCGATCGCGCATGTCGATCCGGCGAGGATCGATCGACTCAATGCCGAGTACGACTACGTCTTCCTGCGCGGCTCGAACTACATCCATGCGCAGATGAACTGGTCGAAGGCGGCGGAGGTGCTGCGCCGGCTCAAGCTGCCGGTCATCGCCTTCGGCATCGGCGCGCAGGCGCCGGTCAGCGGCAAGCTGGAACTGAGCGAGGACACCAAGACCGTCCTGAAGCTCATTTCGGACTCCACCGCCTCGCTCGGCGTGCGCGGCGCTTACTCCGCCGAGGTGCTGAACGATCTCGGCATCCACAATGTCCGGATCATCGGCTGCCCGACAGCGTTCCGGAACAACAGCCCCGATCTCGCCATCCGCCTGCCCGCGCTCGACCAGGTCAAGAACGTCGGCGTCACGCTGCGGCGCGAGGTCTCCAAGACCTATGCGCAGGACATCAAGCGCTACCTCACCTTCCACCGCGATCTGGTGAAGGCGATGGCGGATCGTTTCGAGGTCACGCTGATGTCGCAGGGCGAGGTCGAGGAGAAGAAGCTCGCCCTCGGCACGCCCGAGCAGAAGGAGGCGGCCATGGCGTCGCTGCGCGACAATGCCTGGGCGCGCGACTGGTACATCGATGAGCAGGTCTCGGGTCTTTATCAGAGCCGCATGTTCTATTCCGACATCGTCGCGGAATATGAGCGGCTGGTGCGCGGGCTCGATCTCGTCCTCGGCTACCGGCTGCACGGCAATCTGATGGCGCTCGCCAACGGCACGCCCTCGATCTACTTCACCTATGACAGCCGCACCGTCGAGTTCGCGGACACGTTCAAGATCCCGAGCGTCGACGTCTTCTCCGGCAAGGACTTCCGGCTGGAGGAATACTGGGATCAGGCGCGCTTCGATCGCTTCAACACGGCCTATGCGCAGGTCTACGGGCAGATGCGCGACTTCCTGGTCGAGAACCGCGTCGACAACAAGATGGTGGGCCGGGCGGCCGCGGAGCCGCAGCGGAAGGTGGCATGA